CGCCGAAGGCTCCGGTTCCGGCTTGGTTTCCGTCTTTGCTTCGGGTTCCGGCTCGGCGGGTGCGGTCGCCGCGGCAGCCTCCGCTTTCGCAGTGCTCTTCTTGGCTCCCGGGCGCTTGGCGCCCGCGGCAATACCGAGCCCTTTGACCGGTGCGGCGGGTGCGGCGGGGGTCTGTGCTGGCGGCGCCGCCGGGGCCGCCTGGGCTTGGGGTGCGGCGGCTTGCTTTTTGGCGCCGGGTCGCTTGGCGCCGGCGGCCATGCCCAGACCCTTGACGGGTGCGGCGGGTGTTGGAGCCTCGGCCGTCTTGGCCGCCTCTGCGGCTGGAGCCGCCGCCTTCTTGGCGCCGGGTCGCTTGGCCCCGGCGGCCATGCCCAGCCCTTTCGCGGGTGCGGCCGGCGCGGCGGGTGCGGGCGCTTGGGGTGCCTCGGTGAGGGTCTGCGCCGGTGCTTCGGCGGGCACGCTCGGCGCGGCGGCCTTGGGAGCGGCCTTCGGGGCGCGCGCCTGAGCCTGTTTCGCAGCGGTACCCTTCGTCGGCAGCTTCGCCTTGTCGTGGTCGAGCGATCCGAGCAGCAGCTGGGCCACATCGAGCACCTCGACCCCGGTGCGACCGCTTTCTTCCTGCCGGTCGTTGACACCGTCGGTGACCATCACCCGGCAGAATGGGCACGCGGTGGCCACGGCGGCGGCGTTGGTGGCTAGTGCCTCGTCGACGCGTTCATGGTTGATCCGCTTCCCGATGTGCTCTTCCATCCACATGCGCGCGCCGCCCGCGCCGCAGCAGAAGCTGCGGTCGGCGTGGCGTGGCATTTCGGTGAGGTTGGCTCCGGCGGCCCCGATCAGCTCACGCGGCGCCTCGTAGACCTTGTTGTGGCGGCCCAGGTAGCACGGGTCGTGGTAGGTGATGTCCTGAGAAACGGGGGTGACGGGGACTAGCTTCTTTTCGCGCACCAGGCGATTGAGCAGCTGGGTGTGGTGCAAGACGGCGTAGTTGCTCCCGAGCTGCCGGTACTCCTTGCCGATGGTGTTGAAGCAGTGTGGGCAGGTGACCACGATCTTTCGGTCGACGGCCTGAACACCCTCGAACAGCCCGTCCAACGTCTCAACGGCTTGGGCGGCCAATTGCTGGAACAGGAACTCGTTGCCCGACCGGCGCGCCGAGTCGCCGTTGCAGGTCTCCCCGGTACCCAGCACCAGGAACTTCACCCCGGCGACGGCGAGCAGTTCGGCGACGGCCTTGGTGGTCTTCTTCGCCTTGTCGTCATAGGCGCCGGCGCAGCCCACCCAGAACAAGTATTCGAAGCCGTCGAAGCTCTCCACGTCCTCGCCGTAGACGGGAACGTCGAAGTCGACCTCGTCGATCCAGTTGGTCCGGTCCGATGCGTTCTGCCCCCACGGGTTGCCCTTGTTTTCCAGGTTTTTGAACAGCACGGACAGCTCGGAGGGGAACTCCGACTCCATCATCACCTGGTAGCGGCGCATATCCACGATGTGATCGACATGCTCGATATCCACCGGGCACTGCTCTACGCAGGCCCCGCACGTGACGCATGACCACAGCACGTCGGGGTCGATCACCCCGCCTTGTTCCGCGGTTCCAACAAGTGGACGGGCCGCCTGCTCGGGCCCGTGTCCGGGTACCCGGCCGAATCCCGACTCCGGCACATGGTGGCCCTCTTCGTGGGGCGTCTCGAGGTCGAGGCCCTCGAGCGGTTCCGCGCTCTTCTCACCCAGGAGATAGGGCGCTTTGGCCATCCAGTGGTCGCGCAGATCCATGATGACGAGCTTTGGTGACAGGGGTTTGCCGGTGTTCCAAGCGGGGCATTGGGACTGGCAGCGTCCGCACTCGGTGCACGTGGCGAAGTCGAGCATCGCCTTCCAGGTGAAGTCCTCGATCTTGCCGCGGCCGAAAACGGCGTCTTCGCTGGGATTCTCGAAATCGATCGGCTTGCCGTCGGACTCCATCGGCAGCAGTGGTCCCAACCCGTCGGGCAACCGCTTGAACGTGACGTTGATGGGCGCCAGGAAGATGTGCAGGTGCTTGGAATGCAGCACGATCAACAGGAAGGCGAGCATGACGCCGATGTGCAGCATCAGCGCGACGGTCTCGATGATTTCGTTGGCGTTGTGGCCCAACGGATGTAGCAGTACGCCCATGGCGTGGGAGAAAAATGCACCCTTGCCGTAGGGGAACTCGTCGCCGAGCGCATTCGCCGACGCCCCGCGGAAGATGGCGTACGTCCAGATGACGTTGAAGATCATGAACAGGATCAGCCACGCACCGCCGGTGTGTGATCCGTAGAAGCGCGACTGGCGCCCGTATTCTTTCGGCTCGCTGCGCATCCGGATGATCGCGAACGTGACGATGCCGGTCAGCACGGCCAGCGCGAAGAAGTCCTGCAGGAAGCCCAACCCGTCCCAGCGGCCGATGATCGGGAGGTGGAAGTTCGGCTGGAACAACACACCGTAGGCCTCCATATAGACCGTGAGCAGGATGAAGAAGCCCCACATGGTGAAGAAGTGCGCCAAACCCGGTAATGACCACTTCAGCAGCCGGCGTTGTCCGAACACCTCGGCGATCTGGGTCCAGATGCGGCTGCCCAGCTGGTCGGTGCGCCCGCTGGCCGGCTGGCCGGACATCGTCAGCTTGTACAGCCAAAAGACTCGCCGCAGAGCGAACGCGGCGACGACCGCGGTCATGCCCAGGCCTAGGACCAGCCTGATGAGCGTCTGCGTGGTCACGGAAGGTCACCTCGATGCTTAGTTACTCCGGCGTCATCGCGCCGTACCCTACTCAACCTGCATCCTGACATCCATGCGGCTTTCGCCGCGAGAAAGGCTGTCCTAACCTACCCGTAATCAAGGCCTCTCACCTGCGGCTCAGCTCTGCGGTGACAGCATGGCCCGCAGCATCGACAACATCTCCGACCGTGAGCCGGCGCCGAGCCGGTGGCGGATCCGGGCGACGTGATGCTCGACCGTCTTCGCCGAGATGAACAGTTGGGCGCCGATGTCGCGATAGCGCATGCCCAACAGGAGCAGCTCGGCGACTTCGCGTTCGCGATCGGACAGCGGCGAGCCCGCCGGTGGTTGGTGCGGTGCCGGCGGGGTACCGGAAGCCGGTTCCGTGTCGCCGGCCTGCGCACCGAGGGGTTCGCCAAAACCGGTGCCCAGCTTGAGATCCCGGGCCAACTGCAGCATGGCGCCGGACACTCGGGCGTCGGGTGTTTGCAAGGCGGCCTGACCCGCCAGTCGGGTCGCGTCCGATGTCAGCCCGAGCTGTGACAGCGACCGCGCCGCCGCGGTGACCTCGTCGGCGTCGACCTGGTCGGCAAGGACCCGCAGCCAGGTTCGACCGGCACCCGACAGAGCCTGCGCAAGGGTGCTATGGGCGGCGGCCGCGCCGAGGGCCTGTCCGTGCGGTGCCACCGATTCCGGCGAATTGGCAAGGATTCCGGCATGTATCCCGGCCCAATGCAGTGAGATTGACCACAGGGCGGGGTTGCCCAGCGAATCCAGCAGGGTGAGCGCCTGATCCAGGGTGTGTTGTAGCTGGTCCACCTGGCGCACCCGGGCGGCCGCGATCCACAGTTCGCCCAGCGGCAGCAGCGCGAACAGATCGAGTGAGTACTCGGCGAGCACTTCCATCGCCGCGTACCAATGCTTTTGCAGTGCACCGATGTCGCCGGTGCGACGCGCGATCGCGGTTTGCAGTGCCGCGGCCCACAACGCGTCACGCCGGTGCAGATCCGCACCGGAGCCGGCCGCCGCGACGTCCGCGCTGGCCGATGGCAGTTGGCCGTCGTGCATTTTGATCCAGCCGGACAGCAGCAGGTGGCGACGCTGGAACAGCGCGTCGCCGCCGGCGCGCACCGCGCGCCCGATCACACTGCGGGCGCGGACCGGGTCACCGCCATGTATCGCGGCCAAGGCAACCAGCGCGGCCGGGCTATCCGGCATGACTTCGACGATCGATTGTTCGGTCGCGATGGCTTGGCCGAGTTTCGCCATCGCGACCGGGTACGGCTGATCCATGGTCAGCAGCAGCCCCTCGGCGAGGCTCCGTGCGGCTCGTGCTGCCATCGTCGGCGGGCCGGCATCCTTGAGCCGCAGGGCGACGCGTGCCGTCGCCAGGTCGCCGTTGGCGGCGAACACCATGGCGGCGGCCGAGCCCACCATCGCGTCCGGGTGCGGGCCCAGCCAACCGAACAATTCGGCTGCCTGACCCGTGTTGCCGTCGTGGGTCGCGACGCTGGCCGCGATCCGCACCGCCGCGGCGCGTTCGGCGGAATCGGGGGAGCTAAGCAGATCGTCGGCCAGTGTTGCGGCGGCCGGACAATCGCCGGCGCGGGCGAGCGCGTCGGCCAGGCGGAACGCCAATCCTTTGGCGCCGGCGTGGACGGCCGCGCGGTACAGGCGTGCGGCGCGGTCGGAAGCCCCGCTCGTGTCCGCGGCGTACCGGGTGAGGATGCCCGCCAGCCGTTCGTCGCGTAGCCCGTGTTCGGCCAGCCGCAGCGCTAGTTCCGGCGACACCGTCGAGAGGTCGAGTTGTGAACGCAAGAGTGAGGTCTCGACCTCGTGGTGATGCGCATTGCCGACGATCTGGGTGACCGCATCATGCACCGACTGCAGAAACGCCGGGGTGTGGGACGGCTCGATGAGTCCGCTGGCGCGCGCACGATCGACCAGCCTGCGGGCGTCCGTTGCCGAAATTTCAAGTGCCGCCGCTACATCGGTGGCCCCTAACGCCTGGGTCAGCGACATCATGAGCAGGGTGTCCAGGGTGGGTTCGTCGAGTCGTCGCAGCCGCTCGAT
The nucleotide sequence above comes from Mycobacterium decipiens. Encoded proteins:
- a CDS encoding heterodisulfide reductase-related iron-sulfur binding cluster; the protein is MTTQTLIRLVLGLGMTAVVAAFALRRVFWLYKLTMSGQPASGRTDQLGSRIWTQIAEVFGQRRLLKWSLPGLAHFFTMWGFFILLTVYMEAYGVLFQPNFHLPIIGRWDGLGFLQDFFALAVLTGIVTFAIIRMRSEPKEYGRQSRFYGSHTGGAWLILFMIFNVIWTYAIFRGASANALGDEFPYGKGAFFSHAMGVLLHPLGHNANEIIETVALMLHIGVMLAFLLIVLHSKHLHIFLAPINVTFKRLPDGLGPLLPMESDGKPIDFENPSEDAVFGRGKIEDFTWKAMLDFATCTECGRCQSQCPAWNTGKPLSPKLVIMDLRDHWMAKAPYLLGEKSAEPLEGLDLETPHEEGHHVPESGFGRVPGHGPEQAARPLVGTAEQGGVIDPDVLWSCVTCGACVEQCPVDIEHVDHIVDMRRYQVMMESEFPSELSVLFKNLENKGNPWGQNASDRTNWIDEVDFDVPVYGEDVESFDGFEYLFWVGCAGAYDDKAKKTTKAVAELLAVAGVKFLVLGTGETCNGDSARRSGNEFLFQQLAAQAVETLDGLFEGVQAVDRKIVVTCPHCFNTIGKEYRQLGSNYAVLHHTQLLNRLVREKKLVPVTPVSQDITYHDPCYLGRHNKVYEAPRELIGAAGANLTEMPRHADRSFCCGAGGARMWMEEHIGKRINHERVDEALATNAAAVATACPFCRVMVTDGVNDRQEESGRTGVEVLDVAQLLLGSLDHDKAKLPTKGTAAKQAQARAPKAAPKAAAPSVPAEAPAQTLTEAPQAPAPAAPAAPAKGLGMAAGAKRPGAKKAAAPAAEAAKTAEAPTPAAPVKGLGMAAGAKRPGAKKQAAAPQAQAAPAAPPAQTPAAPAAPVKGLGIAAGAKRPGAKKSTAKAEAAAATAPAEPEPEAKTETKPEPEPSAKVDGATAPPAAPVKGLGIARGARPPGKR
- the iniR gene encoding isoniazid response ATPase/transcriptional regulator IniR, with the translated sequence MRHERLTGHADRGQAYEASVTESPTEVPPAARRAIGDLANAATIPVKVLITGGIGSGKTTVLAAARDTLRRSGLTVMTRPPRDDDPPEAALVIDNAQLLTDTELLQLTERVADPRTTVVAAAEAHEQHRALRALTMAIERDRPRISLGPLPVAEQLRDCTAGLPFLVHAVSAGAQAPAQAAMFALIERLRRLDEPTLDTLLMMSLTQALGATDVAAALEISATDARRLVDRARASGLIEPSHTPAFLQSVHDAVTQIVGNAHHHEVETSLLRSQLDLSTVSPELALRLAEHGLRDERLAGILTRYAADTSGASDRAARLYRAAVHAGAKGLAFRLADALARAGDCPAAATLADDLLSSPDSAERAAAVRIAASVATHDGNTGQAAELFGWLGPHPDAMVGSAAAMVFAANGDLATARVALRLKDAGPPTMAARAARSLAEGLLLTMDQPYPVAMAKLGQAIATEQSIVEVMPDSPAALVALAAIHGGDPVRARSVIGRAVRAGGDALFQRRHLLLSGWIKMHDGQLPSASADVAAAGSGADLHRRDALWAAALQTAIARRTGDIGALQKHWYAAMEVLAEYSLDLFALLPLGELWIAAARVRQVDQLQHTLDQALTLLDSLGNPALWSISLHWAGIHAGILANSPESVAPHGQALGAAAAHSTLAQALSGAGRTWLRVLADQVDADEVTAAARSLSQLGLTSDATRLAGQAALQTPDARVSGAMLQLARDLKLGTGFGEPLGAQAGDTEPASGTPPAPHQPPAGSPLSDREREVAELLLLGMRYRDIGAQLFISAKTVEHHVARIRHRLGAGSRSEMLSMLRAMLSPQS